Proteins from one Flavobacterium sp. N2038 genomic window:
- a CDS encoding DUF3575 domain-containing protein: MKKIFALLVLCFSIQLQSQTFIKFNAATALFAIPNVGIETSIGKQTTFSVDVMASFWESINGHSPMKFYTLTPEVRYHFKEKYNGFYVGGHAGPDVYEIQKWNYWDTNKYEHGFGYRLGVTVGYNLKLSDKFLLDIFAGGGWHQGFYHGYYNDGTPGRYEKAQHWNKSGEWLPYRGGVMVSYKLN; this comes from the coding sequence ATGAAAAAAATATTTGCCCTCTTAGTTCTTTGCTTTTCGATTCAATTACAAAGCCAAACTTTTATTAAATTTAACGCCGCAACTGCATTATTTGCTATTCCTAATGTAGGAATTGAAACAAGTATTGGCAAACAAACCACTTTTAGTGTTGATGTTATGGCCTCTTTTTGGGAATCAATTAATGGACACAGTCCAATGAAATTCTACACACTAACCCCAGAAGTTCGCTATCATTTCAAAGAGAAATATAATGGCTTTTATGTAGGTGGTCATGCTGGTCCGGATGTATATGAAATTCAAAAATGGAATTACTGGGATACAAATAAATACGAACATGGTTTTGGCTATCGTTTAGGAGTCACTGTCGGATACAACCTAAAATTAAGTGACAAATTCTTATTAGATATTTTCGCAGGCGGTGGATGGCATCAAGGCTTTTATCATGGATATTATAATGATGGAACACCGGGAAGATACGAAAAAGCACAGCACTGGAATAAAAGTGGAGAATGGCTTCCTTACCGTGGTGGTGTAATGGTTTCGTACAAATTAAACTAA
- a CDS encoding M1 family metallopeptidase, whose product MKKQSVKAILTAALFFGISSVWAQQTPLAKTANPVNNYNYHDAFGPHFYTKNGSSTRTASGQPGVEYWQNRADYQISVKLNAVTNVITGTDEITYTNNSPDKLGFLWLNLDQNLFKADSRGNEIVPLTGSRNGSQGQVFDGGNKIKSVKVISAGKNKTEVDAKYIVTDTRMQIFLPEELAAKGASVKVKIEFSFTAPLEGSDRMGVLDTKNGKIFTIAQWYPRMCVYDDVRGWNTAPYLGASEFYLEYGDFDVKLTVPGNHYVVASGELMNSQNVFSADQLKRYKDASQSDKTVMIRSADEVAATVNANAGTEKTWHYKIKNARDFSWASSSAFILDGAKINLPSGKKSLALSAYPVESAGKEAYGRSTEYVKAAIEHYSKQWFEYPYPAATNVAGNEGGMEYPGIVFCGWESKGQDLWGVTDHEFGHIWFPMIVGSNERLFAWMDEGFNTFINSLSTAAFNNGEYKDQPADLHKSAESFTRPNLETIMSSPDNMKEANIGMLCYFKPSAGLVILREQILGKERFDTAFRTYIERWAYKHPQPDDFFRTMENVAGEDLSWFWRSWYVNNWRFDQGVNSIKYVKNDPSKGVIINVENFDKMPMPIVLDVKTKSGKVTRVNLPVEIWQRNNNWSFKHNSTEEIESITLDPDHVFPDNNDSNNVWTAGTGKVEQDVILDGYLGVFTTTKAPLKIEFTEKNSTLNAEITNYPKFPLSPVEGEKNTFESKGAGVKFKFNEAKNGFDMFFSGTDQVLPFTRN is encoded by the coding sequence ATGAAAAAGCAATCTGTAAAAGCCATTTTAACTGCGGCTTTATTTTTTGGGATTTCTTCTGTCTGGGCACAACAGACTCCGTTGGCAAAGACGGCAAATCCAGTAAACAATTACAATTATCATGATGCCTTTGGTCCTCATTTTTATACAAAAAATGGCAGTTCGACCCGCACAGCAAGTGGTCAGCCTGGAGTAGAATACTGGCAAAACAGAGCCGATTATCAGATTTCGGTAAAATTAAATGCCGTTACAAATGTGATTACTGGAACTGACGAAATCACATACACAAATAATAGTCCGGATAAATTGGGATTTCTTTGGTTAAATTTAGATCAAAATTTATTTAAAGCTGATTCCAGAGGAAACGAAATTGTACCATTAACAGGAAGTCGTAATGGATCTCAGGGTCAGGTTTTTGATGGTGGTAATAAAATAAAATCTGTAAAGGTAATTTCTGCCGGAAAAAATAAAACAGAAGTTGATGCAAAATATATTGTTACAGATACAAGAATGCAAATTTTTCTTCCGGAAGAGTTAGCAGCAAAAGGAGCTTCTGTAAAGGTGAAAATTGAATTTTCATTTACTGCACCGCTTGAAGGATCTGACAGAATGGGTGTTTTAGACACTAAAAATGGTAAAATTTTTACGATTGCACAATGGTATCCGCGTATGTGTGTGTATGATGACGTAAGGGGTTGGAATACTGCGCCATATCTGGGGGCTTCAGAGTTTTATTTAGAATATGGAGATTTTGATGTAAAACTTACAGTTCCCGGAAATCACTATGTAGTGGCTTCTGGTGAATTAATGAATAGTCAGAATGTGTTTTCTGCAGATCAGCTTAAAAGATATAAAGATGCGTCTCAAAGTGATAAAACAGTTATGATTCGTTCTGCAGATGAAGTTGCAGCAACTGTAAATGCTAATGCCGGAACGGAAAAAACATGGCATTATAAAATTAAAAATGCGCGTGATTTTTCGTGGGCATCGTCTTCTGCATTCATTTTAGATGGAGCAAAAATAAACTTGCCAAGCGGAAAAAAATCCTTAGCATTATCAGCTTATCCTGTTGAGAGTGCAGGAAAAGAGGCTTACGGACGTTCTACAGAATATGTAAAAGCGGCAATTGAGCATTATTCTAAACAATGGTTCGAATATCCTTATCCAGCAGCTACCAACGTAGCAGGAAATGAAGGTGGTATGGAATATCCCGGAATTGTTTTTTGTGGATGGGAGTCTAAAGGACAAGATTTATGGGGAGTTACAGATCATGAGTTTGGACATATTTGGTTTCCAATGATCGTTGGTTCAAACGAAAGATTATTTGCGTGGATGGATGAGGGATTTAATACTTTTATTAATTCATTAAGTACAGCCGCATTTAATAATGGGGAATATAAAGATCAGCCTGCAGACTTGCATAAAAGTGCTGAATCTTTTACACGCCCTAATCTGGAAACAATTATGAGTTCTCCTGATAATATGAAAGAAGCAAATATCGGTATGTTATGCTATTTTAAACCAAGTGCTGGTCTTGTTATTTTAAGAGAACAGATTTTAGGAAAAGAACGTTTTGATACTGCTTTTAGAACTTATATCGAGCGTTGGGCTTACAAACACCCTCAGCCAGATGATTTCTTTAGAACTATGGAAAATGTAGCAGGTGAAGATTTAAGCTGGTTCTGGAGAAGCTGGTATGTAAACAACTGGCGTTTTGATCAGGGGGTAAATTCAATTAAGTATGTAAAAAATGATCCTTCAAAAGGAGTTATAATTAATGTGGAGAATTTTGATAAAATGCCAATGCCAATTGTTTTAGATGTTAAAACAAAAAGTGGTAAAGTTACCAGAGTAAATTTACCGGTAGAAATTTGGCAACGTAATAACAATTGGTCTTTCAAACATAATTCAACAGAGGAAATCGAAAGCATAACTTTAGATCCGGATCATGTATTTCCAGATAATAATGACTCAAATAATGTTTGGACAGCCGGAACCGGTAAAGTTGAGCAAGATGTTATTTTAGATGGATATTTAGGGGTTTTTACTACTACGAAAGCTCCTTTGAAAATCGAATTTACAGAGAAAAATAGTACTTTAAATGCTGAAATAACAAATTACCCAAAGTTTCCTTTAAGTCCGGTTGAAGGAGAAAAGAATACTTTTGAATCAAAAGGAGCAGGTGTGAAATTTAAATTTAATGAAGCAAAAAATGGTTTTGATATGTTTTTTTCCGGAACAGATCAGGTGTTGCCATTTACTAGAAATTAG
- a CDS encoding aspartate aminotransferase family protein — MNLFNVYPLYNITPVKAVDCTIIDDKGVEYLDLYSGHGVISIGHTQPDYVAKLKNQIDNLGFYSNAIQNPLQVELAQKLGKLSGLEDYELFLCSSGAEANENALKLASFHNGKSRVVAFDNSFHGRTSAAVAVTDNKKIVAPINAQQEVTFLPLNQIELVEAELSKGDVTAVIIEGIQGVGGLDQGTTEFFQALEKACKKYDVVLILDEVQSGYGRSGKFFAFQHHGINADIISVAKGMGNGFPVGAILISPKFEASFGLLGTTFGGSHLSCAAGIAVLDVIEKLDLQKNVNEVYEYFLEKIKEVDGIKQVKGKGLMLGVEFDFDVAALRKKLIIEKHIFTGSANNKNLLRILPPLTVKKADIDTFVKALKESLEELKN; from the coding sequence ATGAACTTATTCAACGTTTACCCATTATACAACATAACTCCAGTAAAAGCAGTCGATTGTACAATTATTGACGACAAAGGAGTAGAATATTTAGATTTATACAGCGGACATGGTGTGATTTCTATCGGACACACGCAGCCGGATTATGTAGCAAAACTGAAGAATCAGATAGATAATTTAGGTTTTTATTCGAATGCGATTCAGAATCCTTTACAGGTTGAATTGGCTCAGAAATTAGGAAAACTTTCTGGTCTTGAAGATTACGAATTGTTTTTATGCAGTTCTGGTGCTGAAGCAAACGAAAATGCTTTAAAATTAGCGTCTTTCCATAACGGAAAATCAAGAGTTGTCGCTTTTGATAATTCTTTTCATGGAAGAACTTCTGCAGCCGTAGCTGTTACTGATAATAAGAAAATTGTTGCGCCGATTAACGCACAGCAAGAAGTTACTTTTTTACCTTTAAATCAAATCGAATTAGTTGAGGCTGAATTATCTAAAGGCGATGTTACAGCAGTAATTATCGAAGGAATTCAAGGAGTTGGAGGTTTAGATCAGGGAACAACAGAATTTTTTCAGGCTTTAGAAAAAGCATGTAAAAAATACGATGTTGTTTTAATTTTAGATGAAGTGCAATCAGGATACGGAAGAAGCGGAAAATTCTTTGCATTCCAACATCACGGAATTAATGCTGATATTATTTCAGTTGCAAAAGGAATGGGGAATGGTTTTCCAGTTGGAGCCATTTTAATTTCTCCAAAATTTGAAGCAAGTTTCGGATTATTAGGTACAACTTTCGGCGGAAGCCACTTGTCTTGTGCTGCAGGAATTGCAGTTTTAGATGTAATTGAAAAACTGGATTTACAGAAAAATGTAAACGAAGTTTATGAATATTTCTTAGAGAAAATCAAAGAAGTTGACGGAATCAAACAAGTAAAAGGAAAAGGATTAATGCTTGGAGTTGAGTTTGATTTTGATGTTGCAGCTTTAAGAAAAAAACTAATCATCGAAAAACACATTTTTACAGGAAGCGCCAACAATAAAAATTTATTAAGAATTTTACCGCCTTTGACTGTGAAAAAAGCAGATATCGATACGTTTGTAAAAGCTTTAAAAGAAAGTTTGGAAGAATTAAAAAACTAA
- a CDS encoding glutamate-5-semialdehyde dehydrogenase, protein MKPLSIETRNAVLRSMAKLVEQERNEIILTNQEDLADYNGSDLAMEERLKVDDKKVDEMILSLNQLASQEDPVGVERFQFTHDNGIKVINKTAAFGTILIIYESRPDVTIEAGGIAFKSGNKILLKGGKESLKSNLKIVSLWHKALEENGVSKDWVEYLNYNRTETQVFLEKPTQKVDLIVPRGGEKLIEFVKAHATCPVIVSGRGNNFMYVHEKADTDLALKIILNAKTSKISACNAVDKVLIDPKLPNFEGFVSILIEELKEHNVEVIVDKSLENFEDTETLQNEDIWYEEFLDYKIVIGTIDSHDHAIDMINKYCGGHSAAIITRDNDVAQQFMEAIDAAAVYQNASTRFTDGGQFGLGGELAISTDKLHQRGPIGLQHLVTNKWYVYGEGQIR, encoded by the coding sequence ATGAAACCATTATCAATTGAAACACGCAATGCGGTTTTGCGGTCTATGGCAAAGCTGGTCGAGCAGGAGCGGAATGAGATAATCCTGACCAATCAGGAAGATCTTGCCGATTACAACGGCTCAGATTTAGCGATGGAAGAACGCTTAAAAGTAGATGATAAAAAAGTCGACGAAATGATTTTATCATTAAACCAATTAGCATCTCAGGAAGATCCCGTTGGCGTTGAGCGTTTTCAATTTACACATGATAATGGAATAAAAGTTATAAATAAAACAGCCGCTTTCGGAACGATTTTAATTATTTACGAATCTCGCCCCGATGTTACAATCGAAGCAGGCGGAATTGCTTTTAAATCTGGAAATAAGATTTTATTAAAAGGAGGAAAAGAGTCTTTAAAATCAAATTTGAAAATCGTAAGTCTTTGGCACAAAGCTTTAGAAGAAAACGGAGTTTCAAAAGACTGGGTTGAATATCTGAATTACAACAGAACTGAAACTCAGGTTTTTTTAGAAAAACCAACTCAGAAAGTAGATTTAATAGTTCCAAGAGGAGGAGAAAAACTAATTGAATTTGTAAAAGCGCATGCAACCTGTCCGGTTATTGTAAGTGGGCGCGGAAACAATTTTATGTACGTTCATGAAAAAGCAGATACTGATTTGGCTTTAAAAATAATTTTGAATGCTAAAACATCTAAAATATCGGCCTGCAATGCAGTTGATAAGGTTTTAATAGATCCTAAGTTACCCAATTTTGAAGGTTTTGTATCTATTTTAATTGAAGAATTAAAAGAACATAATGTTGAAGTAATCGTCGATAAATCATTAGAGAATTTTGAAGATACAGAAACACTTCAAAATGAAGATATTTGGTACGAAGAATTTCTAGATTATAAAATTGTAATTGGAACAATCGATTCTCATGATCATGCCATTGATATGATTAATAAATATTGTGGAGGACATTCTGCAGCAATTATTACCAGAGATAACGATGTTGCACAGCAGTTTATGGAAGCAATAGATGCTGCAGCAGTTTATCAAAATGCATCGACCAGATTCACAGATGGCGGACAATTTGGTTTAGGAGGAGAATTAGCGATAAGCACTGATAAATTGCATCAAAGAGGTCCAATTGGTCTTCAGCATCTTGTAACAAACAAATGGTACGTTTACGGAGAAGGACAAATTAGATAG
- a CDS encoding GNAT family N-acetyltransferase — MKISIVVTQEEHFKFAQEICDTIESSALLRGTGIAKRTPEYIQKKMSNGDAMIALADGKFAGFCYIESWQHGKFVAHSGLIVHPDYRSLGLAKKIKSKVFDYSLERYPDAKIFGITTGLAVMKINSDLGYKPVPFSELTTDPSFWAGCKTCTNFPILQSKENKMCLCTGMLYDPKEKQKTPPRHPFNEAVLSRLKKIKQALFLNKILSLFV; from the coding sequence ATGAAGATCTCTATTGTTGTTACCCAGGAAGAACACTTCAAATTCGCACAAGAAATCTGCGATACGATAGAATCATCTGCCTTGTTGAGAGGTACAGGGATTGCTAAAAGAACTCCTGAGTATATTCAGAAAAAAATGTCGAATGGTGATGCGATGATTGCTCTGGCAGATGGAAAATTTGCAGGTTTTTGTTATATCGAAAGCTGGCAGCACGGAAAATTCGTAGCGCATTCAGGCCTGATTGTACACCCGGACTACAGAAGTTTAGGTCTGGCAAAAAAAATAAAATCAAAAGTTTTTGATTATTCATTAGAAAGGTATCCGGATGCTAAAATATTTGGAATCACAACAGGATTGGCTGTAATGAAAATCAACTCTGATTTAGGTTACAAACCAGTGCCTTTCTCAGAACTTACAACCGATCCAAGTTTTTGGGCAGGCTGTAAAACCTGTACTAACTTCCCTATTTTACAAAGTAAAGAAAACAAGATGTGTCTTTGTACAGGAATGTTATACGACCCAAAAGAAAAACAAAAAACACCACCAAGGCACCCTTTTAACGAGGCTGTTTTAAGCAGACTTAAAAAAATCAAACAAGCCTTATTTTTAAATAAAATATTGTCATTATTTGTTTAA
- the argC gene encoding N-acetyl-gamma-glutamyl-phosphate reductase → MINVGIIGGSGYTAGELIRILMYHPKVNIDFVYSTTNAGKPLSVAHQDLMGDIEMNFTAEINPNVNVVFLCLGHGKSISFLKENQFASHTKIIDLGNDFRLNKDAHFEGKDFVYGLPEINKAEIKKANYIANPGCFATAIQLALLPLAEHNLLNNDVHINATTGSTGAGVSLSETSHFSWRNNNMSHYKAFEHQHLGEIGESLVQLQDDFDSELLFIPNRGDFPRGIFATLYTLCDDSLEQLVAKYEDFYKNEPFVTVTTTNINMKQVVQTNKCIISLLKKGNRVLITSIIDNLTKGASGQAIQNMNLMFGLEETTGLHLKPSGF, encoded by the coding sequence ATGATTAATGTAGGAATAATTGGTGGTTCAGGCTACACGGCCGGAGAACTCATCAGAATTTTAATGTATCATCCCAAAGTAAACATCGATTTTGTTTACAGCACCACAAATGCAGGAAAACCGCTTTCTGTGGCGCACCAAGATTTGATGGGCGATATCGAAATGAATTTCACAGCTGAAATTAATCCAAATGTGAATGTTGTTTTCTTGTGTTTAGGTCACGGAAAATCAATTTCATTTTTGAAAGAAAATCAATTTGCAAGTCATACGAAAATTATTGATTTAGGAAATGATTTCAGATTGAATAAAGATGCTCATTTCGAAGGAAAAGACTTTGTTTACGGATTGCCTGAAATAAATAAAGCCGAAATCAAAAAAGCAAATTATATCGCGAATCCGGGTTGTTTTGCTACAGCTATTCAATTGGCTTTATTGCCATTAGCAGAACATAATTTGTTGAATAATGATGTTCATATTAATGCAACAACTGGAAGTACTGGAGCAGGAGTAAGTCTTTCCGAAACTTCTCACTTCAGCTGGAGAAACAATAATATGTCGCATTATAAAGCTTTTGAACACCAGCATTTGGGAGAAATCGGAGAAAGTTTGGTTCAATTGCAAGACGATTTTGACAGCGAATTGCTTTTTATTCCGAACAGAGGAGATTTTCCAAGAGGAATTTTTGCAACGCTTTATACATTGTGCGATGATAGTTTGGAACAATTGGTTGCTAAATATGAAGACTTCTATAAAAACGAGCCTTTTGTAACCGTTACCACAACCAACATCAATATGAAACAAGTGGTGCAAACGAACAAATGTATTATTAGTTTATTGAAAAAAGGAAACCGGGTTCTCATAACATCAATTATCGATAACTTAACCAAAGGTGCTTCAGGACAAGCGATTCAAAACATGAATTTAATGTTCGGTTTAGAAGAAACCACAGGTTTACATTTGAAACCAAGCGGATTTTAG
- a CDS encoding aldose 1-epimerase family protein, with product MDTIISNSILQVSIKSAGAELFSIKNNQNKEYIWEGNPDFWGKHSPILFPIVGTLKNNIYTIDGKEYQLPRHGFARDMEFQLIEKTENNAIFSLQSNSETFQKYPFEFELQLIYTLENNSLHIEYKVINRGNGKMPFSIGAHPAIALPENFENYAFKFEKDELLKFNLLENDLISNKTETLETKDGLVPLNYKLFENDALVFKTLKSNSLTILENRKPYIEVDFEDFPSLGIWTKNQAPFVCIEPWFGYSDTAENSGDLFQKEGILILDQDQIFNSKFSIKIL from the coding sequence TTGGATACAATTATTTCAAATTCAATACTTCAAGTTTCGATAAAATCTGCGGGAGCAGAATTATTCTCTATAAAAAACAATCAAAATAAAGAATATATTTGGGAAGGAAACCCTGATTTTTGGGGAAAACACTCCCCTATCCTTTTTCCGATTGTTGGTACTTTAAAAAATAACATTTATACAATAGACGGCAAAGAATATCAATTACCAAGACATGGTTTTGCGAGAGATATGGAGTTTCAGTTAATAGAGAAAACTGAAAATAATGCTATTTTTTCTTTACAATCAAATAGTGAAACTTTTCAAAAATATCCTTTCGAATTCGAACTACAGTTAATTTATACGCTCGAAAATAATTCTTTACATATAGAGTATAAAGTTATTAATAGAGGAAATGGTAAAATGCCATTTTCAATAGGCGCACATCCGGCAATTGCACTACCTGAAAATTTTGAAAATTATGCATTTAAATTTGAAAAAGATGAGCTTTTAAAATTTAATCTTCTGGAAAATGACCTAATTTCTAATAAAACAGAAACTTTAGAAACAAAAGATGGTCTAGTTCCTTTAAATTATAAACTCTTCGAAAATGATGCTCTTGTTTTCAAAACATTAAAATCAAATTCATTAACCATTTTGGAAAACAGGAAACCTTATATTGAGGTTGACTTTGAAGATTTTCCGAGTTTAGGAATCTGGACAAAAAATCAGGCTCCATTTGTTTGTATTGAACCGTGGTTCGGATACTCGGATACGGCAGAAAATTCCGGAGATTTATTTCAAAAAGAAGGCATCTTAATTTTAGATCAAGATCAAATATTTAACTCAAAATTCAGTATAAAAATTTTATAA
- a CDS encoding argininosuccinate synthase, with product MKKVVLAYSGGLDTSYCLKYLKNEKGYEVHTVLVDTGGFDAEELSAIEKRAYELGSAQHANLTIVDKYYDKAIKYLIFGNVLKNNTYPLSVSAERVFQAIEAIKYAKKVGASAIAHGSTGAGNDQIRFDLIFQTIAPEIEIITPIRDLKLSRQEEVDYLAQNGVHYSWEKAQYSINKGLWGTSVGGKETLTSGQPLPSEAYPSQLKKEGEEKVTLHFEQGELVGINGKTDKPSNNIVTLEKLANAYAIGRDIHVGDTIIGIKGRVGFEAAAPLIIIKAHHLLEKHTLGKWQQYWKEQLGNWYGMLFHEGQFLDPVMRNIETFLQDTQKTVNGTVTVSLKPYHFSLDGIESKNDLMNTGFGQYGEMNNAWTSDDAKGFIKILGNAQNIFSSVNQLDHD from the coding sequence ATGAAAAAAGTAGTATTAGCTTATAGCGGAGGATTAGATACCTCGTATTGTTTGAAATATTTAAAAAATGAAAAAGGATACGAAGTTCATACTGTGCTTGTAGATACAGGAGGATTTGATGCAGAAGAATTATCAGCTATTGAAAAAAGAGCCTATGAATTAGGAAGTGCACAACACGCAAACCTTACAATTGTAGATAAATATTACGATAAAGCTATAAAATATTTGATTTTTGGTAATGTATTAAAAAACAATACATATCCATTATCAGTAAGTGCAGAGCGTGTTTTTCAGGCAATTGAAGCTATAAAATATGCTAAAAAGGTTGGAGCAAGCGCTATCGCACACGGAAGTACAGGTGCAGGAAATGATCAAATTCGTTTTGATTTAATTTTCCAGACTATTGCTCCGGAAATTGAAATTATTACACCAATCAGAGATTTAAAATTGTCAAGACAAGAAGAAGTTGATTATCTAGCTCAAAACGGAGTTCACTATTCTTGGGAAAAAGCACAATACTCTATCAATAAAGGACTTTGGGGAACAAGTGTTGGAGGAAAAGAAACTTTAACTTCAGGACAGCCTTTACCAAGTGAAGCTTATCCATCTCAATTAAAAAAAGAAGGAGAAGAAAAAGTAACCTTGCATTTTGAACAAGGAGAATTAGTTGGAATTAACGGTAAAACAGACAAACCTTCAAACAATATTGTAACTCTTGAAAAACTGGCAAATGCTTATGCAATTGGTAGAGATATTCACGTAGGTGATACCATTATCGGAATTAAAGGAAGAGTTGGTTTTGAAGCTGCTGCTCCGTTAATTATCATCAAAGCACACCACTTATTAGAGAAACATACGCTAGGAAAATGGCAGCAATACTGGAAAGAACAATTAGGAAACTGGTACGGAATGTTATTCCACGAAGGTCAGTTCTTGGATCCGGTAATGAGAAACATTGAAACTTTCTTGCAAGACACACAAAAAACAGTAAATGGAACCGTAACAGTTTCATTAAAACCATATCATTTCTCACTTGACGGAATCGAATCTAAAAACGATTTGATGAACACAGGTTTTGGTCAATACGGAGAAATGAACAATGCATGGACATCTGATGATGCAAAAGGATTTATCAAAATTCTTGGAAATGCACAAAACATATTTTCATCTGTAAATCAATTAGATCATGATTAA
- a CDS encoding VF530 family protein: MQNTSKDPLHGITLQKIVETLVDFYGFDTLAELIPIKCFISNPSVKSSLTFLRKTDWARKKVEDLYVKSLPKFK, encoded by the coding sequence ATGCAAAATACATCTAAAGATCCGCTACACGGTATTACACTTCAAAAAATTGTTGAAACTCTAGTTGATTTTTATGGCTTTGATACTTTGGCAGAACTGATTCCAATCAAATGTTTTATTTCAAATCCAAGTGTAAAATCAAGTCTTACTTTTTTAAGAAAAACAGACTGGGCCCGTAAAAAAGTAGAAGATCTCTATGTAAAATCGCTTCCTAAATTTAAGTGA
- a CDS encoding GNAT family N-acetyltransferase: protein MLEFNFHPFPIIETDRLILRRVTNNDVNEIFELRSNPETMKFIPRPLAKSNEDVLELIAQIEDKIVTNTGINWAITLKDSPKLLGIIGFYRTQHENYRSEIGYILNPKFHGLGIISEAVNRLITYGFNDLKLHSIEAIIDPENFASEKVLQKCGFVKEAHLKECVFYEGKFLDSVIYSLLNK from the coding sequence ATGTTAGAATTTAATTTCCATCCTTTCCCTATAATCGAAACTGACCGTTTAATTTTAAGAAGAGTTACAAATAACGATGTTAATGAAATCTTCGAATTACGATCGAATCCTGAAACAATGAAATTCATTCCAAGACCATTGGCAAAAAGTAATGAAGATGTTTTAGAACTCATTGCACAGATTGAAGATAAAATTGTAACCAATACAGGAATCAACTGGGCAATTACTTTAAAAGACAGCCCAAAACTGCTTGGTATTATTGGTTTTTACCGTACACAACATGAAAATTATCGTTCTGAAATTGGTTATATTTTAAACCCAAAATTTCATGGCTTAGGAATTATTTCTGAAGCGGTTAACAGATTAATAACTTATGGATTTAATGACCTAAAATTACATTCTATTGAAGCTATTATCGATCCTGAAAATTTTGCTTCTGAAAAAGTATTACAAAAATGTGGTTTTGTTAAAGAAGCTCATTTGAAAGAGTGTGTCTTTTATGAAGGAAAGTTTCTAGACTCGGTGATTTATTCATTGCTAAACAAATAG